From Mumia sp. ZJ1417:
GTACGCGGGCGGGGGAGTCCTCGCTGAGCACAAGGCCGTACGGGAGGCCGTGGGCGTGTTCGACGTCAGCCACCTCGGCAAGGTCACCGTGCAGGGTTCCGGTGCCGTCGACTACCTCGACGGGTGCTTCACGAACGCGCTAGGGCGGATCGGTGCGGGGCAGGCGCAGTACACGCTGTGCTGCGACGACGACGGGGGTGTCGTCGACGACCTCATCGTCTACCGGCGCGCAGACGACGACGTGCTGCTGATCCCGAACGCCGCGAACACGGCCGAGGTCGTGCGCCGCCTCCGCGAGGGTGCGCCCGAGGGCCTGACGATCACCGATCGGCACCACGACTTCGCCGTCCTCGCCGTCCAGGGACCGCACAGCGACGAGACGCTGGCCGCGATCGGACTCCCCGTCTCGCACGACTACATGTCGTACGCGGAGGCCGAGCTCGGCGGCGAGGCGGTCACGGTCTGCCGTACGGGCTACACCGGCGAGCGCGGGTACGAGCTCGTGGTCCCCGCCGCAGCCGCGCTTGCCGCCTGGGACGCGATCATGGCTGCCGGCGAGGCGTACGACATCCGTGCGTGCGGGCTCGGCGCCCGCGACACCCTCCGTACGGAGATGGGATATCCGCTGCACGGGCAGGACCTCTCGCGCGACATCTCGCCCGTGATGGGCCGAGTCGGGTGGGCCGTCGGCTGGGACAAGCCGCAGTTCTGGGGCCGCGACACGCTGCTCGCGCAGCGGGCGGCCGGCGAGGTGCCGCTGCTGCGGGGGCTGGTCGCCGCCGGGCGTGGCATCGCCCGACCCGGGATGGCCGTCGCGGCGGGCGGTGCCGAGATCGGCCGCGTGACGTCGGGGACGTTCTCGCCGACCCTTCGCAAAGGTGTCGCGCTCGCGCTGCTCGACCGACGTGTCGCGGTGGGCGACGAGGTGACGGTCGACGTGCGCGGCCGTACGGAGACCTTCGTCGTGACCGCGCCCCCGTTCGTGGAGTCCTCGACCCGCTGAGCGACGTACCACCGCCCGTGCCGCGGCGCGGACGCCGTACGCCCTAGGCTGCGGGCATGGTGTGGACCTGGCGCTTCGAGACCGCTGACGGAACTCCCGTGACCCCGGAGGACGACGGCGGCACGTTCGCCAGCCGTGGCGACGCCGAGTCGTGGGTGGGTGAGGTCTACGCGGACCTGGCCGACCACGGGATCGACCAGGTCACGCTCTTCGAGGACGGCCGCCGGGTGTTCGGACCGATGTCACTCCACCCGTAGGGCGAGCCTCAGTACGACTCGCCGTGTGAGACCTGCGGCTTCGGCAGCCGCAGGCGACGGATCTGGGTGCTGCGCATGATCGCGTACGTGGTGAGCCCGCGCGTGCTCGCGTCGGGGAACTTCGCGGCGACCTCGCGCTTGACGCGGCGCACCAGGAGGAACGAGTCGACGATCGTGCCGAGGATGACCGTGACCCACAAGACGTAGATCGCGAGGATCGCCCACGGGGCGCGGACGAGGCTCACGAGCAAGATGATGACGAGGATCGGCATGAGGTACTCACCGACGTTGCGGCGCGAGTCGACGACGTTGCGGACGAGCCTGCGGACCGGCCCCTTGTCGCGCGGCGGCAGGTAGCGGTCGTCGCCGGTCGTCATCGCCTCGCGGATCTTGACGCGGTCCTTGGAACGGCGCTCCCGCTCGGCGCGAGCGGTGTCCTTGCGTGACGCGGGCGTCTTCAGCGCCGCCTTGCGGGCCGCCTCCGCCTCCTTGCGGGTGGGGGTCGGGCGTCCCTTGCCGTCCGGCTTCGGCTCGGGGGCGGGCTGCTCGTGGCTGGCGTCGTACTCGTTCTTGCGTCGGAACACTGGTGCCTCGGGTCGTCGGGATCGGGCCGCGGACGTCTGACGGCCAGGCCGTCGCGGCAGCGGGGGATGCCCCGAGACTACCTGTCGTCCTCCGGTGCCAGAAGGTCACCGCTGCCCGTAAGGTGGGGGGAACAGCGATCTTGTGAAGGGGACAGACTCCACGATGGGCATCATGAAGCGGATGGGCATGGTCTTCCGCAGCAAGGCCAACGCAGCGCTCGACAAGGCGGAGGATCCGCGCGAGACGCTCGACTACAGCTACCAGAAGCAGCTCGAGCTGCTTCAGAAGGTCCGTCGTGGGGTGGCCGACGTCGCGACCAGCCGCAAGCGGGTCGAGCTGCAGATCAACCAGCTGCAGCAGCAGTCGACCAAGCTCCAGGACCAGGCCAAGAAGGCGCTCGCCGCCAATCGCGAGGATCTCGCACGGGAGGCGCTGACCCGCCGCTCGGGTCTGGAGCAACAGATCGCCGACCTCAACACCCAGCACGCGTCGCTGCAGGCGGAGGAGGAGAAGCTCACCCTCGCGTCCAAGAGGCTCCAGGCAAAGGTCGAGTCCTTCCGTACCCGCAAGGAGACGATCAAGGCGACCTACACCGCCGCGGAGGCGCAGACGCGCATCACCGAGGCCTTCTCCGGCATCTCCGAGGAGATGGGCGACGTCGGTCTCGCGGTGCAGCGTGCCGAGGACAAGACGGCGCAGATGCAGGCCCGTGCCGGAGCCGTCGACGAGCTGCTCGCCTCCGGTGCCCTCGACGACGTCACCGCCGGCCCGAACGACGACATCAGCCGCGAGCTGGACGCGCTCGCCTCGACGTCGAGCGTGGACGCCGAGCTCGAGGCGATGAAGCACCAGCTCGGCACCGGCGCTGAGAAGCCCGCACTCGGCGCCTCCGAGGCCACCGAGAAGAAGCAGGAGGGCCAGGCGTGATCGTCCGGATCATGTCCGAGGGCCAGTTCGAGGTCGCTGACGACGCGCTCGACCGCCTCAACGGACTCGACGACGCTGTCGAGGCGGCCGTGGCCGCACACGACGAGGAGGCGTTCGGCGACGCGCTGACCAACCTCCTCGATCTCGTCCGGCAGATCGGCAAGGAGGTGCCGGACGAGGAGCTCGTCGAGTCCGACCTCGTCCTGCCGCCCTCTGACGCCTCGCTCGCCGAGGTCGAGGACCTGCTCGGGGCTGACGGCTTCATTCCTGGCTGACGCAGCATTCCTGGCTGACGTCGCTGACACCCGTACGACGGACGTTCCCGCGGCGGCCCCGCGGGAACGTCCGAGGCGTGTCGTGCGTTGAAGCGTGACAGGCGGCCCTCTACCCCCGAGGGCCTTGAGAGAGGGAACATGTCGAGGACGAGATTCCGCAGCGATGCAGGTCTGACCCGCCGGATGGGCGCGGTCAGCCTGGGACTCGTGGCGCTCTACCTGGCGTTCGGCGCCGTGCTGATCACCGTGATGCCCAACGCCGCCCTGGCCGCGGTGATCGTGGTCGGGATGGCATGGGCCCAGTGGTACTTCTCGGACAAGCTCGCGCTCGCCTCGATGGGTGCGCGGGTCGTCACTCCTGAGCAGGCACCCGAGCTGCACGGCATGATCGACCGCCTCTGCGCGCTGGCCGACATGCCGAAGCCGGCCGTCGCCATCGCCGACACCGACCTTCCCAACGCCTTCGCGACGGGGCGCTCGCCGAGCCACTCGGCCATCTGCGTGACGACCGGCATCCTGCGGCGCCTCGACGCCGAGGAGTTGGAGGGGGTGCTGAGCCACGAGCTCGCCCACGTCGCCAACCGCGACGTCTCGGTGATGACCGTGGCGTCGTCGCTCGGTCTCCTCGCCGGGTTCCTGATCCGCTGGTTCCCGTTCATGGGCAACAGCCGCGACCGCAACAACAACACCGCACTGATGTTCCTCGTCGTCTGGATCGCCAGCCTCATCGCGTACTTCATCAGCTTCCTGCTGACGCGGGCCCTGTCGCGCTACCGCGAGCTGAGCGCGGACCGGTCGGGCGCCTACCTCACGGGCAAGCCTTCGGCTCTCGCGTCGGCACTGACCAAGATCACCGGTGACATGGGACGCATCCCGAGCAAGGATCTGCGCCAGGTCGAGAACATGAGCGCGTTCTTCTTCGCGACCCCGGCCTTCTCCCGCGACACGCTCGCCGGCCTGATGAGCTCCCACCCGCCCGTCGAGAAGCGCCTCGAGCAGCTCGCCCAGATCTCGGCCGACCTCGGCCGCCCCCTCTGAGGCCGCGATGGGCTTCTGGGACTCCTTGATGGGCCGCTCCAAGCCGGTCCAGGCCAACCTCGACGCGCTCTTCAGCCTTCCGTCGGCGGCGATCACCCTCGAGGCCGCGGCCGGCATCAAGCCGACCGGCATCGGGTCGGT
This genomic window contains:
- the gcvT gene encoding glycine cleavage system aminomethyltransferase GcvT, which codes for MTLAQSPLHRRHLDLGAKLAEFGGWEMPLEYAGGGVLAEHKAVREAVGVFDVSHLGKVTVQGSGAVDYLDGCFTNALGRIGAGQAQYTLCCDDDGGVVDDLIVYRRADDDVLLIPNAANTAEVVRRLREGAPEGLTITDRHHDFAVLAVQGPHSDETLAAIGLPVSHDYMSYAEAELGGEAVTVCRTGYTGERGYELVVPAAAALAAWDAIMAAGEAYDIRACGLGARDTLRTEMGYPLHGQDLSRDISPVMGRVGWAVGWDKPQFWGRDTLLAQRAAGEVPLLRGLVAAGRGIARPGMAVAAGGAEIGRVTSGTFSPTLRKGVALALLDRRVAVGDEVTVDVRGRTETFVVTAPPFVESSTR
- the htpX gene encoding zinc metalloprotease HtpX, which codes for MSRTRFRSDAGLTRRMGAVSLGLVALYLAFGAVLITVMPNAALAAVIVVGMAWAQWYFSDKLALASMGARVVTPEQAPELHGMIDRLCALADMPKPAVAIADTDLPNAFATGRSPSHSAICVTTGILRRLDAEELEGVLSHELAHVANRDVSVMTVASSLGLLAGFLIRWFPFMGNSRDRNNNTALMFLVVWIASLIAYFISFLLTRALSRYRELSADRSGAYLTGKPSALASALTKITGDMGRIPSKDLRQVENMSAFFFATPAFSRDTLAGLMSSHPPVEKRLEQLAQISADLGRPL
- a CDS encoding PspA/IM30 family protein, with amino-acid sequence MGIMKRMGMVFRSKANAALDKAEDPRETLDYSYQKQLELLQKVRRGVADVATSRKRVELQINQLQQQSTKLQDQAKKALAANREDLAREALTRRSGLEQQIADLNTQHASLQAEEEKLTLASKRLQAKVESFRTRKETIKATYTAAEAQTRITEAFSGISEEMGDVGLAVQRAEDKTAQMQARAGAVDELLASGALDDVTAGPNDDISRELDALASTSSVDAELEAMKHQLGTGAEKPALGASEATEKKQEGQA
- a CDS encoding DUF3043 domain-containing protein, which produces MFRRKNEYDASHEQPAPEPKPDGKGRPTPTRKEAEAARKAALKTPASRKDTARAERERRSKDRVKIREAMTTGDDRYLPPRDKGPVRRLVRNVVDSRRNVGEYLMPILVIILLVSLVRAPWAILAIYVLWVTVILGTIVDSFLLVRRVKREVAAKFPDASTRGLTTYAIMRSTQIRRLRLPKPQVSHGESY